A single genomic interval of Primulina huaijiensis isolate GDHJ02 chromosome 7, ASM1229523v2, whole genome shotgun sequence harbors:
- the LOC140980387 gene encoding uncharacterized protein, translating into MASIKPATRYSNSLNSSTKSDPSSSAEFPSTLETSRALAKKNNGAGLAQFNISSMVKKLVESKKAKNFSRDTKFVVAADFLADDLKRNAKRVTGLSGLHKKLFKGSSSSSGAKRGEQSSRKALTEVKENTRTLAMVLRSERELLSLNKEQEHQIQEIKLLFEEKNLEVEKLKDLCLKQREEIKYLKNTILFPDVTNSQLQKLLEKQGTELKQAKQLIPSLQRQITSLTGQLQYLAEDLAEVKTNKYSFQGLSDDYFSSPRTPSYDQEETANYLFDQEFSSGDYTTPQSLDGMFLEDINPCLTPCYSRTKSKELDITDSPERSLSKQKVQTSHQTGFVTCATKLYKSSECCQSSKTGNGSIRTAQRSDESKGIYGKQMHEKLF; encoded by the exons ATGGCTTCAATCAAGCCTGCAACTCGCTACTCAAATAGCTTAAACAGCTCCACAAAATCCGACCCCTCATCATCTGCCGAATTCCCTTCAACCCTTGAAACCTCACGCGCCCTCGCCAAGAAAAACAATGGTGCTGGGCTGGCCCAGTTTAACATCAGCTCCATGGTTAAAAAATTGGTCGAGAGCAAGAAGGCCAAGAATTTCAGCAGGGACACAAAGTTCGTTGTGGCTGCCGATTTTTTGGCCGATGATTTGAAGAGGAACGCGAAAAGGGTTACTGGATTAAGTGGGCTACACAAGAAGTTGTTTAAGGGATCATCATCATCTTCTGGGGCGAAAAGGGGAGAGCAGAGTTCGAGAAAGGCTTTGACTGAGGTGAAGGAGAATACAAGGACATTGGCGATGGTGCTGAGAAGTGAGAGGGAGCTTTTGAGCTTGAATAAAGAACAGGAACATCAAATTCAAGAGATTAAGCTGTTGTTCGAAGAGAAAAACCTAGAG GTTGAAAAGCTGAAAGATTTGTGCTTGAAGCAAAGGGAAGAGATAAAGTATCTGAAGAATACAATTCTTTTCCCCGATGTCACAAATTCTCAGCTTCAGAAGCTTTTGGAGAAACAGGGTACGGAACTTAAACAGGCAAAACAACTCATTCCAAGTCTTCAGAGGCAGATTACTTCACTAACTGGACAGCTGCAATATCTTGCTGAGGATCTTGCCGAG GTGAAGACGAACAAATATTCTTTTCAAGGATTAAGTGATGATTATTTCAGTTCTCCCAGGACTCCGTCATATGATCAAGAAGAGACAGCTAATTATCTG TTCGATCAAGAATTCAGTTCTGGGGATTATACAACCCCACAGAGTCTAGATGGCATGTTTTTGGAGGATATAAATCCCTGCCTCACCCCTTGTTATTCCAGGACAAAGTCCAAG GAATTAGATATTACAGATTCCCCTGAACGTAGCTTATCTAAACAAAAGGTCCAAACGTCTCACCAAACTGGCTTTGTTACTTGTGCAACAAAGCTTTACAAAAGTTCCGAATGTTGCCAATCATCCAAGACTGGAAATGGTTCAATCCGCACAGCTCAGAGGTCTGATGAAAGTAAAGGCATTTATGGGAAGCAAATGCATGAGAAACTTTTCTGA
- the LOC140981841 gene encoding SNF1-related protein kinase regulatory subunit beta-2-like — protein sequence MGNANGREEGGSDGPSEVEDEVGGGAQVSMGDQFGGHAGELMGQSPPPSPRASQSPLMFRPQMPVVPLQRPDELQIPNPSWMQTSSVYEDMNNEHGIPTMIMWSYGGKEVAVEGSWNDWKTREPLQRSGKDFTIMKVLPSGFYQYRFIVDGQCRYSPELPCDQDESGNAYNTLDLQDYVPEDIDSISGFELPQSPDASYNNAQLGQEDFAKEPPLVPPHLNLTLLNAPSPQLEIPPPYSRPQHVVLNHLYMHRDRSRPSVVALGSTTRFLSKYVTVVLYKSIQR from the exons ATGGGGAATGCTAATGGAAGGGAAGAGGGTGGAAGTGACGGCCCATCCGAGGTTGAGGATGAGGTTGGTGGTGGTGCGCAGGTTAGCATGGGGGATCAATTTGGTGGGCATGCTGGTGAGTTAATGGGGCAGTCCCCCCCACCAAGTCCTAGGGCTTCACAATCTCCCCTGATGTTTAGACCGCAG ATGCCAGTGGTTCCTTTACAAAGACCTGATGAGTTGCAAATCCCAAATCCTTCATGGATGCAAACTAGCTCAGTGTATGAAGACATGAATAACGAGCATGGAATTCCGACTATGATTATGTGGAGCTATGGAGGCAAGGAAGTCGCTGTGGAGGGGTCATGGAATGATTGGAAAACCAG GGAGCCATTGCAGAGATCGGGGAAAGATTTCACCATCATGAAAGTACTTCCTTCAGGATTTTATCAGTACAGGTTCATTGTTGATGGGCAATGTAGGTATTCCCCGGAACTGCCATGTGATCAGGATGAATCTGGGAATGCCTATAACACTTTAGATTTGCAG GATTATGTCCCAGAAGATATCGATAGCATTTCTGGTTTCGAACTGCCTCAATCCCCAGATGCCAGCTACAACAATGCTCAACTTGGTCAAGAGGATTTTGCGAAGGAACCTCCATTGGTTCCTCCCCATCTAAATCTGACTTTGCTCAACGCTCCATCCCCACAGTTGGAGATTCCACCTCCTTATTCGAGGCCTCAGCATGTGGTGCTGAATCATCTTTATATGCACAGAGACAGAAGCCGGCCATCGGTGGTAGCACTTGGTTCTACAACTAGATTCCTTTCCAAATATGTGACCGTGGTGCTTTACAAATCCATACAGAGGTAA
- the LOC140980783 gene encoding uncharacterized protein, which translates to FEPELFYAIVKFWTREIRNQVYDEKVNTVTVTVVCCSPEKIRDKLCSRGGKVIESIEIKELANPEKKKKPEKKEAEKPRVVVVEPENPKPAVGKPDKPKEAPKAKDPEPAAKPVPPPEPVTGIPPVLPPMAYYGPSYEGFGGGAPWYSGYGVPAPPQPSYDGYYGYGYPNQYGSRGLDFSRRDAYFSEENPSACSIM; encoded by the coding sequence tttgaacctGAGTTGTTTTACGCAATCGTGAAATTTTGGACAAGAGAAATTCGGAACCAGGTGTACGATGAAAAGGTGAACACAGTTACAGTAACTGTGGTGTGCTGCAGCCCGGAGAAAATCCGGGACAAGTTATGTTCCAGAGGTGGTAAAGTCATCGAAAGCATTGAAATCAAAGAGCTCGCAAATCccgaaaagaagaaaaagcccGAGAAGAAAGAAGCCGAGAAGCCGAGAGTTGTTGTGGTGGAGCCCGAAAATCCGAAGCCCGCTGTAGGAAAGCCCGATAAGCCCAAAGAAGCTCCGAAAGCAAAGGACCCTGAACCGGCTGCAAAGCCAGTACCTCCGCCTGAGCCTGTGACCGGAATTCCACCGGTTCTTCCCCCGATGGCTTACTACGGACCGAGTTACGAAGGATTTGGTGGCGGGGCGCCGTGGTACAGTGGGTACGGAGTTCCGGCACCACCACAACCGAGTTACGACGGTTATTATGGATACGGGTACCCGAATCAGTATGGCAGTAGGGGCCTCGATTTTAGCAGGCGTGACGCCTACTTTAGTGAAGAAAACCCTTCGGCTTGCTCAATTATGTGA